One Kribbella sp. NBC_00662 genomic region harbors:
- a CDS encoding class I SAM-dependent methyltransferase has protein sequence MSFNCRGCASENVVLVVDVGDQPLADYFPPADDAGPDPRWPLSLWLCRDCTLVQLGPVEAQLAEEPLAVESATSRAHAETSVKEILSDHPELSGGTVFEFGSPHGGSWLDHLYVAGCRLAADGEKADLVVDVHGIVHEPQYGDSLKLRADRLAPGGLLVMEFHHLLPLFIGNQFDTIRHGHWAYVSLRALRNIAALHGLTVESVTQAEMYGGSLMVMLRHTEDARPDASVDVVLEDEDAAGIADEVQLGSLHEAARHAAGALHEELARHKAAGRTVLGYGAPSKAPVLLDLSKVTTDLLPFTVDLAPGKHGRRIPGACMVPIRPIEELKAARPDVVLVLTWDIADEIVAQLEAAGGWGATYLVPLPEPHEMGR, from the coding sequence GTGAGCTTCAACTGTCGCGGGTGCGCGTCGGAGAACGTCGTACTCGTGGTGGACGTCGGTGACCAGCCGCTCGCCGACTACTTCCCGCCGGCCGACGATGCAGGTCCCGATCCGCGCTGGCCGTTGTCGCTGTGGCTGTGCCGCGACTGCACACTGGTGCAGCTCGGTCCGGTCGAGGCACAGCTGGCCGAGGAGCCGCTGGCCGTCGAGTCGGCCACCAGTCGCGCGCACGCGGAGACTTCGGTCAAGGAGATCCTCAGCGATCACCCGGAGCTCAGTGGCGGGACGGTCTTCGAGTTCGGCAGTCCGCACGGCGGATCCTGGCTCGACCACCTGTACGTCGCGGGCTGCCGGCTGGCCGCCGACGGTGAGAAGGCCGACCTGGTCGTCGACGTCCACGGCATCGTGCACGAGCCGCAGTACGGCGACTCGCTGAAGCTGCGGGCGGACCGGCTCGCGCCGGGCGGCCTGCTGGTGATGGAGTTCCACCACCTGCTGCCGTTGTTCATCGGCAACCAGTTCGACACGATCCGGCACGGCCACTGGGCGTACGTCTCGCTGCGCGCGCTGCGGAACATCGCCGCGCTGCACGGTCTGACCGTCGAGTCGGTGACCCAGGCCGAGATGTACGGCGGCAGCCTGATGGTGATGCTCCGGCACACCGAGGACGCCAGGCCGGACGCATCGGTCGACGTGGTGCTCGAGGACGAGGACGCGGCCGGGATCGCCGACGAGGTCCAGCTCGGCAGTCTGCACGAGGCTGCTCGGCACGCGGCCGGCGCCCTGCACGAAGAGCTGGCCCGCCACAAGGCGGCGGGCCGCACGGTCCTGGGGTACGGCGCGCCGTCGAAGGCGCCGGTGCTGCTGGACCTGAGCAAGGTGACGACGGATCTGCTGCCGTTCACCGTCGATCTGGCGCCGGGCAAACACGGCCGCCGGATCCCCGGTGCCTGCATGGTGCCGATCCGCCCGATCGAGGAGCTGAAGGCCGCGCGGCCGGACGTCGTCCTCGTGCTGACCTGGGATATCGCCGACGAGATCGTCGCGCAACTCGAAGCTGCCGGCGGCTGGGGCGCCACCTACCTGGTCCCGCTGCCTGAGCCACACGAGATGGGTCGCTGA
- a CDS encoding glycosyltransferase family 2 protein: MNAVPRLSVGLPVYNGEKYLAESLDALLGQSYGDFQLIISDNASTDSTEEICREYLAKDPRISYYRQPVNIGATPNHNWTFEQASTELFKWASYDDLYGRDLLDRCIEALDEDPYLVLAHAHQAIIDGNGDVVLKVDYPLDTANPHAPDRFRSLLFDVGGDDFYGVMRSDILRRTPLNGSYHHSDRTIVAELALYGRFHQVPELLFFRRDHPDRAERAKPTIRSRSANMEPRRASRLRHPTARLVGEYINGFVGAIRRAPLSAGDRRECYGHLARWLADRAVRRSRSRIEDTAPAAPPTAIPESAGVVRHGKAS, from the coding sequence ATGAACGCCGTACCACGGTTGAGCGTCGGTCTCCCCGTCTACAACGGGGAGAAGTACCTGGCGGAGTCGCTGGATGCGCTGCTGGGGCAGAGCTACGGCGACTTCCAGCTGATCATCTCGGACAATGCCTCGACCGACAGCACCGAGGAGATCTGCCGGGAATACCTGGCAAAGGACCCGCGGATCAGCTACTACCGGCAGCCGGTGAACATCGGCGCGACCCCGAACCACAACTGGACCTTCGAGCAAGCCTCCACCGAGCTCTTCAAGTGGGCGTCGTACGACGATCTCTACGGCCGGGACCTGCTGGATCGCTGTATCGAGGCGTTGGACGAGGATCCGTATCTGGTGCTCGCGCACGCCCACCAGGCGATCATCGACGGCAACGGCGATGTGGTGCTGAAGGTCGATTATCCGCTGGACACCGCCAATCCGCACGCACCGGACCGGTTCCGAAGTCTGCTGTTCGACGTCGGTGGTGACGACTTCTACGGCGTGATGCGCTCCGACATCCTTCGCCGTACGCCGCTGAACGGCAGCTATCACCACTCGGACCGGACCATTGTGGCCGAGCTGGCACTGTACGGGCGGTTCCACCAGGTTCCTGAGCTGCTGTTCTTCCGCCGGGACCACCCGGACCGGGCTGAGCGGGCCAAGCCGACGATCCGATCCCGCTCGGCGAACATGGAGCCGAGACGCGCGAGCCGTCTGCGTCATCCGACCGCCCGGCTGGTCGGGGAATACATCAACGGCTTCGTCGGCGCGATCCGCCGCGCGCCGCTGTCGGCAGGCGACCGGCGGGAGTGCTACGGCCATCTGGCGCGCTGGCTGGCCGATCGCGCGGTCCGGCGATCGAGGAGCCGGATCGAGGACACCGCGCCCGCCGCGCCGCCGACCGCGATCCCGGAGAGCGCCGGAGTCGTGCGCCATGGGAAGGCCTCCTGA
- a CDS encoding polysaccharide pyruvyl transferase family protein has translation MSDAGAVRVAFFGLLGSGNLGNHGSFEALLAFLRTRHPDFEISCVCSGPDEFERQYGIPAVAITWYQAHGPGRSRLDSVARKAFGKIADLVRMPRLLRAYDVVIVPGMGVFETTLRMRPWGWPYAQFLMALSAKLVGTKTAFVNVGANVAHERSLRWLFTSTARLASFRSYRDDYSRDSMQKMGVDTSRDDVYPDLAFALPEPVAPTSTVQQPPVVGLGVMTYYGTNADRSRADEVYAAYTAKIVEFARWLVDHGYRIRLVTGDPSDGSVVEAVDEDLRRTRPALVEDMLVIEPTETLGELMTQLAAVDIVVASRYHNVVAALKLSKPTISISYGTKSDILMEQMRLAEFRQSIQSLDVTRLIEQFSALEARATTLVPAMRARNAEFSAALDQQFDALSAALFGTDPVRRLAVDIEQGD, from the coding sequence ATGAGCGACGCAGGTGCGGTGCGGGTCGCCTTCTTCGGCCTGCTAGGGTCCGGCAACCTCGGCAACCACGGCTCGTTCGAGGCCCTGCTGGCCTTTCTCCGGACCCGGCATCCGGACTTCGAGATCAGTTGTGTGTGCTCCGGCCCCGACGAGTTCGAGCGGCAGTACGGCATTCCGGCGGTCGCGATCACGTGGTACCAGGCACACGGCCCGGGTCGCTCGAGGTTGGACTCCGTGGCGCGCAAGGCTTTCGGCAAGATCGCGGACCTGGTCCGGATGCCCCGGCTTCTCCGCGCGTACGATGTCGTGATCGTTCCCGGCATGGGAGTCTTCGAGACCACCTTGCGGATGCGACCGTGGGGCTGGCCGTACGCCCAGTTCCTGATGGCGCTGTCGGCAAAGCTGGTCGGCACCAAGACCGCGTTCGTCAACGTGGGTGCGAACGTGGCGCACGAGCGCTCGCTCCGCTGGCTGTTCACCAGCACGGCGCGACTGGCGTCGTTCCGCTCCTACCGCGACGACTACTCCCGCGACTCGATGCAGAAGATGGGCGTGGATACCAGCCGGGACGACGTGTATCCCGACCTGGCCTTCGCGCTGCCGGAGCCCGTAGCGCCGACGTCTACCGTGCAGCAGCCACCGGTTGTCGGGCTCGGGGTGATGACGTACTACGGCACCAACGCCGACCGGTCCCGAGCGGACGAGGTATACGCCGCGTACACCGCGAAGATTGTCGAGTTCGCCCGCTGGTTGGTGGACCACGGCTACCGGATCCGACTCGTCACCGGCGATCCGAGCGACGGGTCGGTGGTCGAGGCGGTGGATGAGGATCTCCGCCGGACCCGACCAGCCCTGGTCGAGGACATGCTCGTCATCGAGCCCACCGAGACGCTCGGTGAGTTGATGACCCAGCTGGCCGCAGTCGACATCGTGGTGGCGTCGCGTTACCACAACGTTGTGGCCGCACTGAAGCTGTCGAAGCCGACGATCTCGATCAGCTACGGGACCAAGAGCGACATCCTGATGGAGCAGATGCGACTGGCTGAGTTCCGGCAGTCGATCCAGAGCCTCGACGTGACGCGGTTGATCGAGCAGTTCAGCGCGCTCGAGGCGCGGGCAACCACGCTGGTGCCCGCAATGCGCGCCCGGAACGCCGAGTTCAGCGCTGCACTCGATCAGCAATTCGACGCATTGTCCGCTGCGCTGTTCGGGACCGATCCGGTGCGGCGGCTCGCGGTGGACATCGAACAGGGGGATTAG
- a CDS encoding dTDP-4-dehydrorhamnose 3,5-epimerase family protein has protein sequence MDVIQVPGIAGALLFMPSPHVDERGFFSRTFDRGVVEKAGLDPDAFVQDSISRSVKGVVRGMHVRSGAGEAKLVRCSYGAVFDVVVDLRPGSPTYRNAEYFDLTGENQVSVYVPAGCAHGFQALTDPADVSYRIDRAHNPDEDVSIRFDDPDLGIPWPLPVSLMSDRDKAAPSLALATARLS, from the coding sequence ATGGACGTCATCCAGGTACCGGGGATTGCAGGAGCGCTGCTGTTCATGCCATCACCGCACGTGGACGAACGCGGCTTCTTCAGCCGGACATTCGACCGCGGGGTGGTCGAGAAGGCCGGCCTCGATCCCGACGCATTCGTCCAGGACAGCATCTCTCGCTCGGTCAAGGGCGTGGTCCGCGGAATGCACGTCCGCTCCGGAGCCGGCGAGGCCAAGCTGGTTCGCTGCTCGTACGGCGCGGTCTTCGATGTGGTGGTCGACCTTCGCCCGGGATCACCGACGTACCGGAACGCGGAGTACTTCGATCTGACGGGTGAGAACCAGGTCAGCGTCTACGTCCCGGCCGGTTGTGCGCACGGCTTCCAGGCACTCACCGATCCTGCCGACGTGTCGTATCGGATCGACCGGGCACACAATCCCGACGAGGACGTCTCGATCCGCTTCGACGACCCGGACCTCGGCATCCCCTGGCCGCTGCCCGTCAGCCTGATGTCCGACCGGGACAAGGCAGCGCCCTCACTGGCGCTGGCCACTGCGAGGTTGTCATGA
- a CDS encoding glutamate-1-semialdehyde 2,1-aminomutase, giving the protein MTKSFSKSAEANERLHAAIPGGAHTYAKGQDQYPADMAPVISHGRGAHVWDVDGNEYVEYGSGLRAVSLGHAHPRVVDAVRSELDRGSNFVRPSVVELAAAERFLTSVPTAEMVKFAKNGSDATTAAVKLARAVTGRPLVAVCADHAFFSIDDWFIARTPMSAGIPDQIADLTVAFPYGDLVATEELLTRHEEQIACLILEPVTQHDPPEGYLEGLRDLAHRHGALLIFDETITGFRFSPAGAQGMYGVTPDLSTFGKALGNGFAVSALAGKRELMERGGLRDDRERVFLLSTTHGAETHSLAAAIAVMDVYAEEDIAARLHMLGEQLAVGVRAAAAAAGVEDHVVVRGRPSNMVFATLDENLEPSQPYRTLFLRELILGGVIGPSFVVSAALTDEDIARTVDVVAGACTVYRKALEAGDPSVWMGGRAVKPVFRKFV; this is encoded by the coding sequence ATGACCAAGTCGTTCAGCAAGTCGGCCGAGGCCAACGAGCGACTGCACGCGGCCATTCCAGGTGGGGCCCACACGTACGCGAAGGGCCAGGACCAGTACCCGGCCGACATGGCGCCTGTGATCTCGCACGGCCGCGGCGCGCACGTCTGGGACGTCGACGGCAACGAGTACGTCGAGTACGGATCCGGTCTGCGCGCCGTCAGCCTCGGACACGCGCATCCGCGGGTGGTGGACGCGGTGCGCAGCGAGCTCGATCGTGGCAGCAATTTCGTCAGGCCGAGTGTCGTCGAGCTCGCGGCGGCAGAACGCTTCCTGACTTCGGTGCCGACGGCGGAGATGGTGAAGTTCGCCAAGAACGGTTCCGACGCGACCACGGCGGCGGTGAAGCTGGCCCGCGCCGTGACGGGCCGCCCGCTGGTAGCGGTCTGCGCCGACCATGCGTTCTTCTCGATCGACGACTGGTTCATCGCCCGGACCCCGATGTCGGCCGGGATCCCGGACCAGATCGCGGACCTGACGGTGGCCTTCCCGTACGGGGACCTGGTCGCGACCGAGGAATTGCTCACCCGGCACGAGGAGCAGATCGCTTGTCTCATCCTCGAGCCCGTCACCCAGCACGACCCGCCGGAGGGGTATCTCGAGGGGCTACGCGACCTTGCGCATCGGCACGGGGCTCTGCTGATCTTCGACGAGACGATCACCGGCTTTCGTTTCTCGCCCGCAGGCGCCCAGGGTATGTACGGCGTGACGCCCGACCTGTCCACGTTCGGCAAGGCCCTGGGTAACGGCTTCGCCGTGTCGGCGCTCGCCGGCAAGCGGGAACTGATGGAGCGCGGCGGTCTGCGAGACGACCGTGAACGCGTCTTCCTCCTGTCCACCACCCATGGCGCCGAGACACATTCGCTCGCCGCGGCCATTGCGGTGATGGACGTCTACGCCGAGGAAGACATCGCTGCTCGATTGCACATGCTTGGCGAGCAGCTCGCCGTGGGGGTGCGGGCGGCCGCCGCGGCGGCCGGGGTCGAGGATCACGTGGTCGTCCGCGGCCGGCCCAGCAACATGGTCTTCGCGACGCTCGACGAGAACCTGGAGCCGTCGCAGCCGTACCGCACCCTTTTCCTGCGCGAGCTCATCCTCGGCGGTGTGATCGGTCCGTCGTTCGTGGTCAGCGCGGCCCTGACAGACGAGGACATCGCCCGGACCGTGGACGTCGTGGCTGGGGCATGCACCGTCTATCGCAAGGCACTCGAGGCCGGAGACCCGAGCGTATGGATGGGTGGGCGAGCGGTGAAACCGGTCTTCCGGAAGTTTGTCTGA
- a CDS encoding class I SAM-dependent methyltransferase: MNLIQSAKTLVRDGVDRLPARQWTRRGPDDARIAIESQQYWEGERGYDWRGDSHFRADSPVDDSTWLGIGRDHLALFTKLAAVVGDHKLGRVVEWGCGGGANAVAFAPHCTEFIGVDVAQATLDECSRQVAEVCDTPFVPVLAEVAAPEAAAQKIAPGCDLFLCIYVLELVPSQEYGLRLMRIAHDLLADGGLALVQIKYSTRSWRTLPRRRRYRAHLADMTTYPIDEFWVAAEQCGLRPEVVHIVPKTDVDERYAYFLLSRP; encoded by the coding sequence ATGAACCTGATCCAGAGTGCCAAGACTCTCGTTCGGGACGGGGTCGATCGGTTGCCGGCACGACAATGGACAAGGCGAGGTCCGGACGACGCCCGCATCGCCATCGAGTCCCAGCAGTACTGGGAGGGGGAACGGGGCTACGACTGGCGGGGCGACTCGCATTTTCGCGCTGACAGCCCGGTGGACGACTCGACGTGGCTGGGCATCGGACGGGACCATCTGGCTCTGTTCACCAAACTGGCCGCTGTTGTCGGCGACCACAAGCTCGGCCGCGTGGTCGAGTGGGGATGCGGTGGTGGGGCGAACGCTGTGGCCTTCGCTCCGCACTGCACGGAATTCATCGGCGTCGACGTCGCGCAGGCGACACTCGACGAGTGTTCGCGACAGGTGGCCGAGGTCTGTGACACCCCGTTCGTCCCGGTGCTGGCCGAGGTTGCCGCTCCGGAGGCCGCGGCACAGAAGATTGCTCCGGGCTGCGACCTGTTCCTCTGTATCTACGTACTCGAACTCGTGCCGAGTCAGGAGTACGGGTTGCGTTTGATGCGCATCGCACACGACCTGCTGGCCGATGGTGGGCTTGCACTGGTACAGATCAAGTACAGCACGCGGTCGTGGCGCACGCTGCCTCGCCGGAGGCGCTATCGTGCACACCTCGCCGACATGACGACCTATCCGATCGACGAGTTCTGGGTTGCGGCCGAGCAATGTGGTCTACGCCCCGAGGTCGTCCACATCGTGCCCAAGACGGACGTCGACGAGCGTTACGCCTACTTCTTGCTCTCCCGTCCCTGA
- a CDS encoding sugar transferase has protein sequence MSGAEAPGRMDGHGPLWVVPHEVPAIVPLPSRSTEPRWVGVYRWAAVGGDLLAAMLGVSIALLTRFGYHVGPSYLVVSSLLPPAWVGVVALSKGYDPRYFGAGPDEFRSLMRSGVGVTAAVAMTSYVTKTEIARGFVVLAIPVMVISALLLRYALRKDLHRHRVRGRCMHRVLVVGRSGPAATLCEHLEKRPTDGYRVVATCRPRGDGHGHMQPDELDEPDILAAADRHAVDVVAISTDPELVGQSLRRLSWALEQRGIELIVSPGIIEVAGPRISVRPVAGLSLLHLERPSVSGGPHLMKAVFDRTVALGFIAVLSPLLIGLALAVKVSSPGPVLFRQQRIGRGGVEFTMLKFRSMYSDAEQRLGDLYALSDGNGVIFKMRDDPRMTPLGRWIRRFSLDELPQLFNVLRGDMSLVGPRPPLAEEVALYAADDSRRMLVKPGMTGLWQVSGRSDLSWDESVRLDLRYVDNWSMTLDLLILWKTVRAVAYGAGAY, from the coding sequence GTGAGCGGAGCTGAGGCGCCCGGCCGGATGGACGGGCACGGACCGCTCTGGGTTGTGCCGCATGAGGTCCCGGCGATCGTCCCGCTGCCGTCGCGCTCGACCGAGCCGCGCTGGGTCGGTGTCTACCGCTGGGCCGCTGTCGGTGGTGACCTGCTGGCCGCGATGCTCGGCGTCTCGATCGCCCTGCTGACCAGGTTCGGCTACCACGTCGGTCCGAGCTATCTCGTCGTGAGCAGTCTGCTGCCGCCCGCGTGGGTCGGCGTCGTCGCGTTGTCGAAGGGCTACGACCCGCGGTACTTCGGCGCCGGGCCGGACGAGTTCCGCTCGCTGATGCGTTCCGGCGTCGGCGTCACGGCCGCGGTCGCCATGACGTCGTACGTGACCAAGACCGAGATCGCCCGCGGCTTCGTGGTGCTGGCGATTCCGGTGATGGTGATCTCCGCGCTGCTGCTGCGCTACGCGCTGCGGAAGGACCTGCACCGGCACCGGGTCAGAGGTCGTTGCATGCACAGGGTTCTCGTGGTCGGGCGAAGTGGCCCGGCCGCGACGCTGTGTGAGCACCTGGAGAAGCGCCCGACCGACGGATACCGCGTAGTGGCGACCTGCCGGCCGCGCGGCGACGGCCATGGGCACATGCAACCCGACGAACTGGACGAGCCGGACATTCTGGCCGCCGCCGACCGGCATGCGGTCGATGTGGTTGCCATCTCGACCGATCCGGAGCTCGTCGGCCAGTCGCTGCGCCGCCTGTCGTGGGCGCTGGAGCAGCGCGGCATCGAGCTGATCGTCTCGCCGGGCATCATCGAGGTGGCGGGCCCGCGGATCTCGGTCCGCCCGGTCGCCGGTCTGTCGCTGCTGCACCTGGAGCGCCCGTCCGTCAGCGGCGGGCCGCACCTGATGAAGGCCGTCTTCGACCGGACCGTTGCCCTCGGCTTCATCGCCGTCCTGTCGCCGTTGCTGATCGGCCTCGCGCTCGCGGTCAAGGTGTCCAGCCCGGGTCCGGTGCTGTTCCGGCAGCAGCGGATCGGCCGCGGGGGCGTCGAGTTCACCATGCTCAAGTTCCGCAGCATGTACTCCGACGCCGAGCAGCGGCTCGGTGATCTGTATGCGTTGAGCGACGGCAACGGCGTGATCTTCAAGATGCGGGACGACCCGCGGATGACGCCGCTCGGCCGGTGGATCCGGCGGTTCTCGCTCGACGAGCTGCCGCAGCTGTTCAACGTGCTGCGCGGCGACATGTCGCTGGTCGGGCCGCGGCCGCCACTGGCCGAAGAGGTCGCGCTGTACGCCGCCGACGACTCGCGGCGGATGCTGGTCAAGCCGGGCATGACCGGCCTGTGGCAGGTCAGCGGCCGCAGCGACCTGTCCTGGGACGAGTCGGTCCGCCTCGACCTGCGGTACGTCGACAACTGGTCGATGACTCTGGACCTGCTGATCCTCTGGAAGACCGTGCGCGCGGTGGCGTACGGCGCGGGAGCGTACTGA